The following proteins are co-located in the Microbulbifer sp. VAAF005 genome:
- a CDS encoding pseudouridine synthase, with product MVLEKPSGLLSVPGRSADHKDSLASRAQSLYPDALTVHRLDMDTSGLIVMARSVEVHKALSALFQNREVKKTYYARVWGVPENVSGEVNLPLICDWPNRPRQKVDFAEGKPSLTRWEKVSSSENSSLIRLMPVTGRSHQLRVHMQVIGHPILGDPFYAHPDALKGASRLLLHASELKFSHPVSGEALHFTSELPGEFLIE from the coding sequence CTGGTTTTAGAAAAACCCAGCGGGCTTCTCAGTGTTCCGGGAAGAAGTGCTGATCATAAAGACAGCTTAGCTAGTCGAGCGCAATCACTATATCCAGATGCATTAACTGTCCATCGATTGGATATGGATACTTCAGGACTAATCGTAATGGCGCGCAGTGTTGAGGTACATAAGGCGCTGAGTGCTCTATTTCAAAATCGTGAAGTTAAGAAAACCTACTATGCGCGAGTATGGGGTGTGCCTGAAAATGTAAGTGGTGAAGTGAATTTACCCCTTATTTGTGACTGGCCAAATAGGCCGAGGCAAAAAGTAGATTTTGCCGAGGGCAAGCCATCTCTAACCCGCTGGGAGAAAGTCTCCAGCTCTGAAAACAGTAGCTTGATTCGACTTATGCCAGTTACTGGACGCTCTCACCAACTCCGCGTGCATATGCAGGTAATAGGACATCCAATATTGGGGGACCCCTTTTATGCCCACCCTGATGCATTGAAGGGGGCTTCGAGGTTACTGTTACATGCTAGCGAGCTGAAATTTTCTCATCCTGTAAGTGGAGAAGCATTGCATTTTACTAGTGAGTTGCCCGGAGAGTTTTTAATTGAATAA